In Nocardia sp. NBC_00403, one DNA window encodes the following:
- the zomB gene encoding flagellar motor control protein ZomB, producing MLVEGAERTEYASEEPAEGSARSALRHVQLSRAIFVGGMALTVVLFATGAWQRRWIADDGLIVLRTVRNLLAGNGPVFNEGERVETNTSTAWTYLVWFFSWLTQARLEYVVLGVALTVSMAAIVFAMLGTARLWGGTKSALLLPAGVLVYIALPPARDYASSGLESGLVICWLGLLWWLMIRWSQAERVRLPGFFGLVFLAGLAPLIRPEMTLVGGLALAMIFCAPVPQTRLRPIVLRALIVAAAGIVPLGYQVWRMGYYGLPYPNTAVAKDAGGAKWGQGFKYLWDLVGPYYLWVPLLVLLAAGVVAARTATAVAPAPAGRPTTADEQRGWTVDRVRAWLRSPSAVVTLMLGSGFILTVYALRVGGDFMHGRMLLPQLFCLLLPVAVVPIRLPEGGLRSMSATDWSFAVIGFALIGTAGWALFAANTTAIKTGTKISSSGIVDERVYYVLNTGHDHPILAEDYLDYPRIRPMVNDIAATPDGGLLLNSPSFMFWYVAPPPQPIPEGGAGHTVYFLNLGMTSMNVPLNVRVIDQMGLAYPLAAHTDRLTDGRIGHDKALYPDWVIVDTGVVDRKPWMPWFLDEKWVTQARTAMKCPDTEALAISYRDPLTWDRFKHNLLHALKFAKYRIDRVPKYEIQRCDLVDPFPQPPR from the coding sequence ATGTTGGTCGAGGGAGCGGAGCGAACGGAATACGCAAGCGAGGAGCCGGCCGAAGGGTCGGCTCGCTCGGCCTTGCGGCACGTGCAGCTATCCCGAGCCATTTTCGTCGGTGGGATGGCGCTCACTGTTGTCCTGTTCGCGACCGGCGCCTGGCAGCGGCGCTGGATCGCCGACGACGGCCTGATCGTGCTGCGCACGGTGCGAAACCTGTTGGCAGGCAACGGACCGGTCTTCAACGAGGGCGAACGCGTCGAAACCAACACCAGCACGGCGTGGACCTATCTGGTCTGGTTCTTCAGCTGGCTCACCCAGGCCAGGCTCGAGTACGTGGTGCTCGGAGTCGCGCTGACGGTGTCGATGGCCGCGATCGTGTTCGCCATGCTCGGTACGGCACGGTTGTGGGGCGGCACCAAATCCGCGCTGCTGCTGCCCGCGGGCGTGCTCGTCTACATCGCGCTGCCGCCTGCCCGCGACTACGCCTCCTCCGGACTGGAGAGCGGTCTGGTCATCTGCTGGCTCGGCCTGCTGTGGTGGCTGATGATCCGGTGGAGCCAGGCCGAACGGGTCCGGCTGCCCGGCTTCTTCGGACTGGTGTTCCTCGCCGGACTCGCGCCGCTGATTCGTCCCGAGATGACCCTGGTCGGCGGACTGGCGCTGGCAATGATCTTCTGTGCGCCGGTGCCACAGACTCGGCTGCGTCCGATTGTGCTGCGGGCGTTGATCGTTGCGGCCGCCGGGATCGTCCCGCTCGGCTACCAGGTCTGGCGGATGGGCTACTACGGCCTGCCCTACCCGAACACCGCCGTCGCCAAGGACGCGGGCGGCGCGAAGTGGGGACAGGGCTTCAAATACTTGTGGGACCTGGTCGGTCCTTATTACCTGTGGGTTCCGCTGTTGGTGCTGCTCGCCGCGGGCGTCGTCGCGGCGCGCACCGCGACTGCCGTCGCGCCGGCACCGGCCGGTCGGCCCACCACTGCCGATGAGCAGCGCGGCTGGACCGTGGACCGCGTGCGTGCATGGCTGCGCTCGCCGAGCGCGGTGGTCACGCTCATGCTCGGCAGCGGATTCATCCTGACCGTGTACGCGCTGCGCGTCGGTGGTGACTTCATGCACGGCCGGATGCTGTTGCCGCAGCTGTTCTGCCTGTTGCTGCCGGTCGCGGTGGTGCCGATCCGGCTGCCGGAGGGCGGTCTGCGGTCGATGTCGGCCACCGACTGGTCGTTCGCGGTGATCGGGTTCGCATTGATCGGCACCGCGGGCTGGGCGCTGTTCGCCGCCAACACCACGGCCATCAAGACCGGGACCAAGATCAGCTCCTCGGGCATCGTCGACGAGCGCGTCTACTACGTGCTCAACACCGGCCACGATCATCCGATCCTGGCCGAGGACTACCTCGACTACCCGCGCATTCGGCCGATGGTCAACGACATCGCGGCCACCCCTGACGGCGGCCTGCTGCTGAACTCGCCGTCGTTCATGTTCTGGTACGTCGCACCACCGCCGCAGCCGATCCCCGAGGGCGGCGCCGGACACACGGTCTACTTCCTGAACCTGGGCATGACCAGCATGAACGTCCCGCTGAACGTGCGCGTGATCGACCAGATGGGCCTCGCCTATCCGCTGGCCGCGCACACCGACCGGTTGACCGACGGCCGCATCGGGCACGACAAGGCGCTGTATCCGGACTGGGTCATCGTGGACACCGGCGTGGTGGACAGGAAGCCGTGGATGCCGTGGTTCCTCGACGAGAAATGGGTCACCCAGGCTCGCACGGCGATGAAGTGCCCGGACACCGAGGCGCTGGCGATCTCCTACCGTGATCCGCTCACGTGGGACCGTTTCAAGCACAACCTGCTGCATGCGCTGAAGTTCGCGAAGTACCGGATAGATCGGGTGCCGAAGTACGAGATCCAACGCTGCGATCTGGTCGATCCCTTCCCACAACCGCCGCGGTGA
- a CDS encoding alpha/beta hydrolase, which produces MRGVIGRKAESGRLRSRIAGSWFKRSVLMSLAVLLPLGVSVAGPGATASAAFNPDAFDFWVDSSMGPIKSRIFRAADGNTGRVVYALDGMRARGDINGWEAETEIARELTKWNINVVMPVGGPSSFYADWNAPGNFLGLNTGSSGSANGSSSGSAMTGSSGWNETLGKNNTYKWESFLTNNLRWALRDRLGFNPNGNGVFGLSMGGSAALTLAAYHPDQFRYAGSYSGYLNISAPGMREALRVAMISAGGYNIDAMAPPWGPQWLRMDPFVFAPRLIANGTRVWVAAGSALPGPADATSPLDILQGTPLEALALVNTRAFQVRMMSLGAQNVTYSFPSVGIHNWRNWEAEVYRMIPDLSANIG; this is translated from the coding sequence ATGCGAGGCGTTATCGGGCGTAAGGCCGAAAGTGGACGTCTGAGGTCCCGGATAGCCGGTTCGTGGTTCAAGCGGTCGGTGCTGATGTCGCTGGCCGTTTTGCTACCGCTCGGGGTGTCGGTGGCAGGACCTGGCGCCACCGCGTCGGCAGCGTTCAATCCCGACGCGTTCGACTTCTGGGTCGACTCGTCGATGGGGCCGATCAAGTCGCGGATCTTCCGCGCGGCGGACGGCAACACCGGACGCGTGGTGTACGCGCTGGACGGCATGCGGGCCCGCGGCGACATCAACGGCTGGGAGGCCGAGACCGAGATCGCCCGCGAGCTCACCAAGTGGAACATCAACGTCGTCATGCCGGTCGGCGGACCGTCCAGCTTCTACGCGGACTGGAACGCGCCGGGCAACTTCCTCGGCCTCAACACCGGTTCGTCGGGGTCGGCCAACGGCTCCTCGTCGGGTTCCGCGATGACGGGTTCCTCGGGCTGGAACGAGACGCTGGGTAAGAACAACACCTACAAGTGGGAATCGTTCCTCACCAACAACCTGCGTTGGGCGCTGCGGGACCGGCTCGGCTTCAACCCGAACGGCAACGGCGTCTTCGGCTTGTCCATGGGCGGCAGTGCCGCGCTGACACTGGCCGCCTACCACCCGGACCAGTTCCGGTACGCGGGTTCGTACTCGGGCTACCTGAACATCTCCGCGCCGGGTATGCGTGAAGCGCTGCGTGTGGCCATGATCAGTGCCGGTGGCTACAACATCGACGCGATGGCGCCGCCGTGGGGCCCGCAGTGGCTGCGGATGGACCCGTTCGTCTTCGCGCCGCGACTGATCGCGAACGGCACCAGGGTGTGGGTCGCCGCCGGTAGCGCGCTGCCGGGTCCCGCCGACGCGACATCGCCGCTGGATATCCTGCAGGGCACTCCGCTCGAGGCGCTCGCGCTGGTCAACACCAGGGCCTTCCAGGTCCGCATGATGAGCCTCGGTGCGCAGAATGTCACCTACAGCTTCCCTTCGGTCGGTATCCATAACTGGCGCAACTGGGAGGCCGAGGTCTACCGGATGATTCCGGACCTCTCGGCCAACATCGGGTGA
- a CDS encoding alpha/beta hydrolase, with amino-acid sequence MRSPRWKRRPDSSAAQASRLRKWAVGVTVALLMPLGITIAGIGATASAAFDPAAFDFWVDSGMGPIKTRVLRAADGNTNRVVYVLDGMRAREDLNGWEIETNIAEMLASNNINVVMPVGGQSSWYADWNAPSEFFGVPAGAGSSSGSGAMNVLSGGPGKSYRYQWESFLADNLRGALRDRLGFNPNRNGVFGLSTGGSAALTLAAYHPDQFSFAGSFSGYLNNSAPGMREVIRAGMIDAGGYNVDSMAPPWGPQWLRMDPFVFAPRLIGNGTRLWIAAGSGRPGATDAPSFNTLTGMGLESLALINTRAFQVRMAALGASNVVYSFPEFGIHAWNNWQDEVYRMTPDLSANIG; translated from the coding sequence ATGCGAAGTCCGCGCTGGAAACGTAGGCCCGATAGCTCTGCAGCCCAGGCTTCCCGGTTGCGTAAGTGGGCTGTCGGAGTAACGGTCGCCCTGCTCATGCCGCTGGGGATCACCATTGCGGGCATCGGCGCAACAGCATCGGCAGCATTCGATCCCGCCGCGTTCGATTTCTGGGTCGACTCCGGCATGGGTCCGATCAAGACCAGAGTCCTGCGCGCCGCGGACGGCAACACCAACCGCGTCGTCTATGTGCTCGACGGTATGCGGGCCCGCGAGGACCTGAACGGCTGGGAGATCGAAACCAACATCGCCGAGATGCTGGCGAGTAACAACATCAACGTGGTCATGCCGGTCGGTGGCCAGTCGAGCTGGTATGCCGACTGGAACGCGCCGAGCGAATTCTTCGGCGTTCCCGCGGGCGCTGGTTCGTCCTCCGGCTCGGGTGCCATGAATGTGCTCTCCGGCGGTCCCGGCAAAAGCTACCGGTACCAGTGGGAGTCCTTCCTGGCCGACAACCTGCGCGGGGCGCTGCGGGACCGGCTCGGCTTCAACCCGAACCGCAACGGCGTCTTCGGCCTGTCGACCGGAGGCAGCGCGGCACTGACACTGGCCGCCTACCACCCGGATCAGTTCAGCTTCGCCGGCTCGTTCTCGGGCTACCTGAACAACTCCGCGCCCGGCATGCGTGAGGTCATCCGGGCCGGCATGATCGACGCCGGCGGCTACAACGTGGACTCGATGGCGCCGCCGTGGGGCCCGCAGTGGCTGCGGATGGACCCGTTCGTCTTCGCGCCGCGACTGATCGGCAACGGGACCCGACTGTGGATCGCCGCGGGCAGCGGCAGGCCGGGCGCAACCGACGCGCCGAGCTTCAACACCCTCACCGGCATGGGGCTGGAGAGCTTGGCGTTGATCAATACGCGCGCCTTCCAAGTGCGGATGGCCGCACTCGGCGCATCCAACGTCGTCTATTCCTTCCCGGAATTCGGCATCCATGCGTGGAACAACTGGCAGGACGAGGTCTACCGGATGACTCCCGACCTGTCGGCGAACATCGGCTGA
- a CDS encoding alpha/beta hydrolase, with the protein MRSGVVRGNVADEHGCILEADGRGRRRRWLRRSVAGVAFALALPFGIAVTDFATPAVASFDPAGQDFWVDSNMGPIKTRIFRAADGNTNRVVYALDGLRARNDLSGWEIDTDISRVLPQWNINVVMPIGGMSSFYSDWIAPSNTNGQQRPYAWETFLTENLRWALRDRLGFNPNGNGVFGLSMGGSAALALAAYHPDQFRYAGSYSGYLNISGPGMREGLRLALLDAGGYNIDAMWGPPWDPRWLRNDPFMFAPLLRANGTRLWISSGNGQSGPRDVVNNPLDAYNLSNAMTLETIALANTRAFQLRLDSLGPTNVHFDYTPIGVHNWPYWADQVYKMLPDLSANLG; encoded by the coding sequence ATGCGATCAGGCGTGGTACGCGGAAATGTTGCCGATGAGCACGGATGCATACTCGAAGCCGACGGGCGTGGTCGTCGCCGTCGGTGGCTGCGCCGGTCCGTCGCCGGCGTGGCCTTCGCGCTCGCCCTGCCGTTCGGAATCGCAGTCACCGACTTCGCCACACCGGCTGTGGCGAGCTTCGATCCGGCCGGTCAAGATTTCTGGGTCGACTCCAACATGGGCCCGATCAAGACCAGGATCTTCCGCGCCGCCGACGGCAATACCAACCGCGTCGTCTATGCCCTCGACGGTCTGCGGGCCCGTAACGACCTCAGCGGCTGGGAAATCGACACCGACATCTCCCGGGTGCTTCCGCAGTGGAATATCAACGTTGTGATGCCGATCGGCGGGATGTCCAGCTTCTATTCGGACTGGATCGCACCGAGCAACACCAATGGCCAGCAGCGCCCCTACGCATGGGAAACGTTCCTGACCGAGAATCTGCGCTGGGCGCTGCGCGATCGGCTCGGCTTCAATCCGAACGGCAACGGCGTATTCGGTTTGTCCATGGGCGGCAGCGCCGCGCTCGCGCTCGCCGCCTATCACCCGGATCAATTCCGGTACGCGGGCTCGTATTCGGGCTACCTGAATATCTCCGGACCCGGCATGAGGGAGGGCTTGCGGCTGGCCCTGCTCGACGCGGGCGGATACAACATCGACGCCATGTGGGGCCCGCCGTGGGATCCGCGCTGGCTGCGCAACGACCCGTTCATGTTCGCACCGTTGTTGCGTGCGAACGGAACTCGGCTCTGGATTTCGTCCGGCAACGGCCAGAGCGGTCCGCGTGACGTAGTCAACAATCCGCTCGACGCCTACAACCTCAGCAATGCAATGACGCTGGAGACGATCGCGCTCGCCAATACGCGGGCCTTCCAGCTGCGTCTGGACTCACTCGGCCCGACGAATGTGCACTTCGACTACACGCCCATCGGCGTGCACAACTGGCCTTACTGGGCCGACCAGGTCTACAAGATGCTGCCCGACCTCAGCGCCAATCTGGGGTGA
- a CDS encoding alpha/beta hydrolase: protein MRFGRAAGPKRSTGRRVTPRGWRHRILAVGAAALALPIAAGVAAPTVATAAPAHSPVLRAPAGGFEDLMVPSVMGPIKVQVQWAARGGNAALYLLDGLRARDDRNAWSFETNALQQFGNDNISLIMPVGGQSSFYTDWYAPSNTNGQKTTYKWETFLTRELPAFLEGYGVSRTNNAIAGLSMGGSAALALAAYHRDQFKHASSFSGYLNISAPGMREAIRIAMLDAGRFNVDSMAAPWSPAWLRMDPFVFAPQLKGLPMYISAASGLPGQFDRPNSAVGAFNTSNAMALEALSLVNTRAFQARLATLRIPAQFDFPAQGTHSWKYWEGELFKARNGILDATGGW from the coding sequence ATGCGTTTCGGCAGGGCGGCCGGCCCGAAGAGAAGCACGGGACGGCGAGTCACCCCTCGCGGTTGGCGTCATCGAATTCTGGCTGTCGGTGCCGCAGCACTTGCGCTACCGATTGCCGCCGGAGTGGCGGCCCCGACCGTTGCCACGGCCGCCCCGGCGCACAGCCCTGTGCTGCGCGCCCCCGCGGGTGGCTTCGAGGATCTGATGGTCCCCTCGGTCATGGGCCCGATCAAGGTTCAGGTGCAGTGGGCGGCGCGCGGCGGCAACGCGGCGCTGTATCTGCTCGACGGCCTGCGTGCTCGCGACGACCGCAATGCGTGGTCGTTCGAGACGAATGCGCTGCAGCAGTTCGGCAACGACAACATCTCGCTCATCATGCCGGTCGGCGGTCAGTCGAGCTTCTACACCGACTGGTACGCGCCGAGTAACACCAACGGCCAGAAGACCACCTACAAGTGGGAGACCTTCCTGACCAGGGAGCTCCCGGCCTTCCTCGAGGGTTACGGCGTCTCCCGCACCAACAACGCGATCGCGGGCCTGTCGATGGGCGGCAGCGCCGCGCTGGCCCTCGCCGCCTACCATCGCGATCAGTTCAAGCACGCCTCGTCCTTCTCCGGCTACCTGAACATCTCCGCGCCCGGTATGCGTGAGGCGATCCGTATCGCGATGCTGGACGCGGGCCGTTTCAACGTCGACTCGATGGCGGCGCCGTGGAGCCCGGCGTGGCTGCGGATGGATCCGTTCGTGTTCGCGCCGCAGCTCAAGGGCCTGCCGATGTACATCTCGGCGGCCAGCGGCCTCCCAGGTCAGTTCGACCGGCCGAACTCGGCGGTCGGCGCGTTCAACACCAGTAACGCCATGGCACTCGAGGCGCTGTCGCTGGTGAACACCCGCGCCTTCCAGGCTCGCCTCGCGACCCTGAGGATTCCGGCTCAGTTCGACTTCCCCGCCCAGGGCACCCACTCCTGGAAGTACTGGGAGGGTGAGCTTTTCAAGGCCCGCAACGGCATCCTGGATGCCACCGGCGGCTGGTGA